A window of Gambusia affinis linkage group LG03, SWU_Gaff_1.0, whole genome shotgun sequence genomic DNA:
GTGGATTTcgtttttgtgtaaaatttaaGCTTGTTGCaattataaacaaacacaaatcccCCAATTTTCTTTGGCGAACTATGTATCAATTTATCCCACAAACAATTGTTAATAGAAGCAAAGCCACTCCTGATTCCCACCCCTCGTGAATGCACCTGTATCAGAGTCgtaaacatttcagatgaacACAGACCCAAATCTGGAGCTCTGTAGAGAGGATTAGACAGTCTCATTTCTTGTCCATATCTTCATTGTTCCATTTGTAATTGTTCCAGCCACTGCGCTATTGTAGAAACAATATACTGAACGCCATGATGACACAGCAGCAGGCCACCCAGGGACTCTTCCATCCACCTAAAACTAATTTCAGGAAATACAAATTGTGGAACTGTAACAATGCATCCCAACAAATTAGAACTTTGAAAGGTttgttatttagatttatttaagtAAGTTGACTGGAATagatcttgatttttttcctccaacttcataaacccaataaaaagacaagaaagatttaatacaaacattttatgtctGTATTAAATTCAAACTGCTGCCAACAGTCCACATGATTCTTGTTGTTCATAGAGTGCTGTATACAGGCATATGAAAGGAAAGTGCTTCCAAAGCCACAGCAAGAGAACTTTTATGTCATGCTTCATCCCTGATTCAGACAGTCAGGAGAGCAAGACTCTACCAAGCTTTCAGAGTCTGAAGACTAGAAgacttgttgtttttctttactgacAAGCTTTGTAGAGATGTTGATTTTATTAGACAGCAAGATTCGAAGCAACCTgatgaccaaaataaattaactatgataatattctaatttaatgaAAGGCATGTGTACCAGACTTTAACATGCTTACCTATTCTGGCACATTTCCAGAAAATTCCTAGGAGtctgcaacacaaaataaaacattttaaaaataatcattaacattttatgaaatctagtattttaaaaataaaagattaaaaaaccaaacaaacaaaaaaacagcagttgTAATACTTAGTATGATAAAACCAAATGTAATGGTGCCATTGATgtgtaaatgtgaaatatgtagtcatcttaacttttattttggctTCATCTTTCTTTAATAAGTATTGAGAGCAGAAGTTGTGATAATCTTTGTCATCCTCGcaattaaatataaatcagCTTAGCGCCTGCCTAAGATCAGCTACggtcatttttaaattagactACTGGAATTCATAAAGTTTGTAGATGTGTTATGCATCTGATATTCTGATTCCACATTTTAACAGGACTGCACtccataaaagaaaaacaaaacaaacaaaacaaaaacaggaaggctGTCCCAATCCAAACATTATAGCCATTCTAGCATAGTGTGGTGGATGTTGGTGTCTTCCAATATTCACTGACTAATAAGTAAATATCTAGTGCATACTCAGAACAGCACATTTACTTAccttctaaaaaatattttactattacacaattataaacacaaagaatattgccatatttaaatatttatagcaTCTCCATTAATCAAAGAACAGCACAAAATACCTCATTCCTTTCACACCAGAAATTACAAATCCTTCCATCTGCCACccttcctgttttgtgtttgtctagAGAAATGCCTCTCCCTTCATCAGTGCTGTGTGAGTCAGTGAATGACTTCAGCTTTGGCCGCATATGGAGTGTACCAGGTTTATTAGACAAGTGAATCACAGAGTTTGCACATGAAACAATAACGAGCTTCtgattattaaaatgtgttcttaTGCTTCCAGAGCTCAGAGACAGAGAggctttttaataaatgtaaacaacttTCAATGGCCACAGTGCATTACAAAAATTATTATGTGAATAAGAATTAATTAGAAGTTTAAAACCAATCACTTTACTGGTTTTACTTTATTGGTGATTAAGCGCTTGGTTGGATGAGCAATAACTGATCTTGATgatatacaaaatataaagacaaaCATGATGGACCCAAGCCAATGGCAACTCTTTCTGACAGTGTGTTGATTGTGCAGCTTAATATTATTGCCATCcagctgaaaaacagaaactgtatattttttttcttttcttttccaagcAGAGAATCTGAAACACGtcagatgattatttttttaaaatctgttggaTCATACCCGGTTTTATTCTTGTCCAACAGGCTGGGAGCGAGCGCTCTGATGTAGGCACAGGTACAGATCAGCAGGAGAATCACGGTTAGCAGTGATTGGAAGTTGAAAATGGctgactgtaaaataaaaaaatcaaacacataTTTGACACAAACTGCTCAGTTAAGCTGTatagagaaataaatcaaatttcttttcagctgGTTATGAATTGATCACAACATCAAAAGACTGACTTTTTCTCGCATGTTTATTAAAGCTTTCAAAAATGGATATGGTGCACTTTGTTGTTATTTAGTTATTGCTCAGGGCAGCTGCAGTTACTGTATGCAAGATATTCTCTGTTCATTATTTATGAAAGTATGCTGATATCACAAGCTCATAATCCTGCAACAAAAATTAGGTTTTACAAATCTGATCACCTTTAATACATATGTCACTAACAGGAGGTATGTGGTTTGTACTCCAACGCATGGTTTTGTTACTGGCCTCATCACTTctgaaaaaaatagcattttaatgTGCTACTATGGGTTGGAGTTTTAGGAAAGACGCTGAGGAAATCATTATTCcttatatttctgtttgtgacATCGTCTGTGCTAAATACTGACTTCTCtcacaaattaagaaaatagtCTATTAGTTAATGATTTTATGTATCCATATActaaaacaagaacagaaaaacgagcaaaaacaacaattctaCCATTATCACGACACATGCTTAACTAGTCTACCAAATGATAGCTTATAATAGCTACAGCCTCATTACCACCCTACTTATAAATAAGCtaacttttaatataaaaatctaaTGGAAGTTTGTAAAAGAAGGCTGTTAGAAAGATTAACATGCCTCTCTGGTTACCCAGTTAAGACAAATCTCTTTAGTTAATCTGTAGTTAATTAAGTGTGTTCGGTTTTATTCATGCTCATTATAAACTGCCACGCTACAGATGCAGTCAGAGACGAACTGCTATAAGTGGTCCAGCTACGTGGCACAGCTTAAAAAACATTACGGTTTGCATCGTTTACAGCAACGTTCGGGTCTTTAAACTATGACACATAAGCTATCTCATATGATAATACGGCTACGCTCGCAATGTATCAATTTTCAATAACACCAGAGCGGAGTTTGCTAAATTTTTAGCCGATTTTAGCAACTCAGTTTGTTGGGTTAGCATAAACTGCATGCCTACCAGCAACATGCCACGCAGCTTCCAACTGACGGACACCTAAAGCAGacttgaattttaaaatatacatttgcgCTATAAAATAACATGTggctaataaaatgaaaacaaacttacCATTTTGATAGCAAGCAAAGCCACATCAAACTTCCTGTCTTTTGGAATTTACGTAATATCACTAGTGAGGACGTCTCTTACGTAAACACGTATCGAACTGCGTAACACCTTACGCTGTTTGCTGACTGGCTGAGAGCAAGTGGCTGAACGACTTGAAGGGAGAAGCCGAGCTGTCAATGTAAGTGTGCAATGATTAgccagtttttgtcttttcccaAACTTCAGCGTTTGGACGTCGCAGCAATTAACCTGTACCCGTAAGTTTCAAAACAGTAGGTATTTCTGTCCGAAGAAAACATTATCTTGAAAACATATAAGCAAGCATAGTGTGCAGCAGTCAACTATGCGCGCTGTTATTGCTTTTCCCGCACTATAAAATGTTACTAAAGTCCTATGGTCAACTGATAAATCCTTTAATACAGCAACAGTAGAACCAAGAAGTTGTTACTACATTatatgagtttttatttattttaccccatttttgtctttacaaGAATATGACAGAAATATAGTACCATGCTAAAGTATTTGAACTTTAGCATGACACTATACTGTACCTGTTCAAGTACAGTACTATACTGTGACATTTACATCAAGCCATTTCCATGAGCTTGTGGTAAtgcattgtgattttatgttatGAACCAATAACAAATGTAAAACCCAATTAAGAAGCATAAGGAAGAATGATACAAGTTTCCCTCCATCCCCccaaaatatctaaaaagtgtggcatgcttttgtAAGTTGCCCCTCTGAGACAGTGCTTTGCAGAGCCACATTTAGCTGCATTTGGTATATGTTTCGATCAGAGGTAGAATTACATTTAGAGGTAGAATTACACCTTCTAATTggattcaattagaaggtgtgtccaaacctttggtctgtactgtatatgccCATTCTCTTTTGCAGAATTGTGAAACTCTGTAGAATTGGATGTAAAGCATCTGtgctgtaattaaaaaatatatattttcacaaaatataaattggATTTTGGCTGTGCCATTCTATCAttcaaatctgttttaattcaaactgTATTGtagttttggacattttttctttcttgatttCATTCTAAGTTTTCCCAATCAATAGTCCGATCCTCTTTGAGCATCTTCCTTGTCCCTATAGAACAACAAATACAATGCAATTCATTTCAgctcaacaattttttttttaatcctccaGGAATATTAAATATCATTATAACTAAGTTTATAATAAAGACATCAGATCTACAACAATTTAGCTCTTGTAAATttgcaggaaggatctcctgtagcaggaGGGGTTCTGAATAATGCTCAGATTGAGGACATCCTATTGTTGCATGAGAATGTCATAAAGAGGATGGAGAGTTATCTGTAATGTtctttatataataaaaaaaagtccgCCTTTAcacaatcaaaatgaaaattaattacCCATTAATACTGAAATACATTacacagtaaaatatatttgtagttTAATATGGCAATTTGGGAAATAGTTAAAGGGATGTGAATACATTTGTACTCCAGTTCCTGGGCCCTGAGTTTATTGTTTGTTAGGTGATCTATGTTtccatttaacattttgtgaacCATTTTGGTAGGTGCTCTACTACTTATTTAATCCTGCTTAGCAAAGAGtaaagtagatttttaaaactgtatttgtgagttgattgaaataaaattttgttgaatgtttttgttaaacattttgaatactTAACAGTTAcaattcttatttatttaatcctgTTATTTCCAATACAGTTCAATATCTACCAGattcagattaattttttgCACTTTAGTATCCaagtaaaacttaaattaaccataatattttgtactttaaaCGTTTTCTATGCTATTGTCTCATGATGACGTAAAGATAGGTTTTTGTGGTTcacttttcatttcacattttcGCAATGAAGTCTCCTCCCTTGAACAAACCACATGCCATCTTGATTGCATTTAGACCATGTTTTGTAAATCCCAATTGACATTTCCTTCCCAGACACTCCTAGAGTGCACTTCATGCGCAAGGAAATCTGTCACACTATAAACCAcacataaataatgttttagatatttcaCTGGTGGGATTCAAGCCTAAACAGGCCCACATTCTTCATAATGCGATTCGGTTTTATAATTTACAGTATGCTGACTGCTTTAGGTCCTTGCGCTGTTGTCAAATCAAGGTCCAACGTAGTATCAGTATGTGCAGTGCATGCTAAGTTTGATCACACACAGCGAACATCCTTGGCCTGACGGTAATTTGTAGTATGAAACTAACTTGGAACCATGTGTCTAAACAGTCCAGAATGAGATTGCTTCTATCGGGTTGTCAAAAGcaggaaacatttctgagatcaaAGTAATGCTTGAGAAGAGAACAAGTCTAAATGGCTGACTTTTGATAGCTTGATGCCGAAGAAAGCTGGTAGTTTATTTAATTGTGAagtaaattgtgttttctttggtaAGTTActagttttgttgttgatcaAAATGACCTGCTACGAGCGATGCACCGTTTGCAGTTTTCAGACGAATccccaatttttaaaaagccttggTCAAAAACATCAGTCGGAATATCAACATTCATTAAGTATCACTCTTGTTAACGCACACAAAACTCTAGTTTGTCTACCTGTCTGCTGCTACATCTGCTGTCTCTCATGAACAAGACACCAAAATACTTGAACCCTTTCGCTTTAAGCAAAGAGTGATCCCAGATATGGAGAGAGCAGTCCTCTTTtgtctggtttaaaaaaaaaccaaaacaaaatatgtcaatAAACAGTTATGCTTCAGATTTCTTGATTTAGTTGcatattaaaatcaaatgtttttatatgtatcATATGAAACCTGTTGACTGTAGGTCATctgtaataaaattacagatattaaaaaaaaaattccatagGTCTGGTATCTAAAGAGATCCCGACAGTAAGACTGAAGAATTGGGTTTGATGGTTTTGCATGACTATCCATCCCTGAGagactgacagacagacagacagacagtgcTGGTTATTTAATGGAACTGTCCTTCTGTCATTAGCACAGGGTCATTGCTCCCTCACAACAGATGTTACAGTAACTAATGAGAAGCTGGGCTTGCTTTATGAGGTTAAAGTTGATGCCTTTAGCAACGTCATTCGTTCAGCTACGCCCCTTCTTAAAGCACAAAGGGTCATCCTTAATCTGTTCCATGTTACACTTTTACATGTACTCAAGTTTtggtgtttctctgtgtgtgtgtgtgtgtgtgggtgtgcgcacgtgtgtgtatgtgtatgtagGAGATGTATACGTACTTTTATGTTGTTATCTTTTCAGATTGCATCACTTTGAATGACATTGATGTTGAAACTGGAGCTCTTGCTTGGTTTTTCTGCGCTGCAGTCAGCATGTATGGACTTAGGAATGATttgagaaacaaagtcactcagttaatgttttaactttgcCTCTGATATCCTTGGatttcaatcaaatcaaaaaaagGGTTAAATTCTTACTGCCACCTTTTTggtgatatcacagcacaactGTATGGAAATAGGTAGATGTTTACAATGTTACACTTGGTGTTTTTACATTATAATCTATATAATTTATCTCTATTGACTTTGTGGACCCATCTTTGATTAAATAGTGTATATGAAGCATGGCTAACAATAGCTTGCAGTAACTACTTAGCAGTAAGAAGCTCATCATGTCATTGCATAATTCAACATGGTCAATCATTGCCTTTTCTCCCCCAAAGTATTCAGCTTTCTTAACTGCTAATTTAGTTggctttttccttccttctccaCACTCTTTGCCCTGTGTTTAAGAAGGGAAGTTGTCTAAATCACCACTCACTACTTGTGAAATTTATTAATATATGTTTAGGACTGACTATTCACAATCAAGAAAAAGTTTCTCAAAAGGTCTGAACAGAGCACAACATGTAGATGTTGATAGCAAGATAGACGTTTTAGGCTCAGACTCAGATTACATTATAACCCTTTAGGTCTTAGCTGTAGAAAAACAGCTGTTTCTAGCTGGAGCCCTCACTTTAACTGCAGCCATGAGTCAGGCAGCAAAGACATTAGCCAGAGGGTTATGTGGCTCAGACTGTTTATCACTGTGGCACTGGCAAATAACAATTCAGTTTCACAGCAGGAAGCTCTTTAACGTGAGTGGGTCCCACAGGTTTGAATTTCCTTGTAATAGTCTTGACATAACTTTGGATGAATAATCTAAGctttttacaaaattacaaaacaaacaaaattataaataaatttttcaaaaccaaaatataatTAGGACTTTTATGATCTTTAAATCTGTGCTATTGTTTTTACTGAGTATTTCTAGCTCAGGAAGCTTACAATAGCTGTTCATGCTCTTAAGTTGACATGTCCACATGATTTTGGGAGTCCACTTAGATGACTGGCGGTGAAACGTTAGAAGTGTTTGcatatataataaaattatactcTGAATGCACTCTAGTAGCTACTTGAGATTTAATAGTCttgtattttccttttaacaGCATGTGATTATCTTGCTGATAATAAGCAACACACGTtcccacaaaaaaagaaagaaaggaaaaacctGCCAAAACCTCACAGTAGGATTCATGTGGTCCTACTGACTCAGAAACACCCCCACCAAAGACACGTACAAGGAGCCTTGCTCACCAAAGCCAAGAAGTAAAACAATGAAGTACATTGATGCATCTGGTAGATTGATAATCCTACAACgttcttagtttttctttttttttttttttttcaaaaaaagctTTACAAAGCCAACAAAGTAAGCTGACCACATGAAAGCGGGCtgttattttatacatttagaataatgcagttttaaatagaaacatgGCTTCATGCTTCCACCAAAACTCAGTTTATGCCACCAGAAATTAACATTCACAGGCACCTCTTCCTCCCCGCCTACATTTTACCAGACTGAAATTTCTATTCCCGTTTGGTTAGGCATTTCTGATATTTCTGGTGAAGCCTGGAGCAAACGCTTGACTACCAGGCTCTCAGACACAATGCTCCCTCCCACCCCCGACAGTCCAGGCTCTTTGGGGATCCCCTGGTCTGCTTAGTCTGGGAAAGGTTTCGTCTGTTATTGTGTTCTGCAATTCATCAAGGTCATTGAACCACTGAAGTCTGAGGCCATAGTTCTCAACCGGAAAAAAAGGTTGATTGCTCTCTTCAGATTGTGGTCAGTCTCTGCCTTAGGTGGACAATATAAAGTATGCTGGTGTCTTTTTCACTGGTAGTGGTAGGATGAAGTGCTGCTGAATGGATGATGACTTTGAATTCCATAACCTGGGTGCAACTCTGGTCTGTTGTAGTAAAAAAGGAACCAaggcaaaactttaaatttattgctGAGTCTATGGTTTGACTCTCAGCTCTGGTAATCAGATATAAATCATCATTGAAGGAACAAGACTCCAGACACAACTAGCGAAATGAGGATGAAGAACTCAACCATTTGGGGAGAACTTCAAGTATAGCCTCTTCTCTCCATCATCAGAAGGAACTGGTCTAAGTAGTTCTGGCATCTGATGCCCTTTGGGGAGATTCACTGAACTGAAGCCCCGAGGAAGACCAGGTACCTCCTGGAGGCACTTTGAATTTTGTGGTAGCTTGGGAACATTCCCCAGAAGGAGCTGGAGAGTGTTGCTGGGGTGGAGTACCTGAATTTTCTAATCTCTAATAAGTAGAAGACAGAAGATGAATATATGGAGTTTTGTGTAGAATTTGTGAAAACCTGTTTTTGATATTCTGCAGGCATTAAGGTTAAATGAAACATGAGTGGCACGGTTCAGCAGATTACTCTGAATCCAGGCATCCCCTACTTCCTAAGAGTTGACTGGGCTGTGGACCTGGGTGCTGGATTCACATTAGCTCTCACTGACGGAAGCTCAGCATGGATCGGGGAAGGTAAGAGCTTTATATTTGAAAACTGTGTCcaaattattaacaaaaagatACTCCAATGAGTTAGTGTTAGAAAATGTCTTTGTCAGCAGGTGTACCATTCACCAGCCTGTCCACAGCACCTGGTTGACCCATCTCATAATGTCATGACTGTTCTGATTGCTTAACCTGATGGACAGTGGGGACCTTGTTTCATTATTCTTCTTTACTCCTATACTGTGCAGCTTACAGGTGTAGAAACTATATTAAACTCTACAAGGGTTGTCTTTGTCAATACAAGCCGATGCTAATGTGAATGGGTGTACACACGCAACAACAtatctgtgtgtatgtgtggatCTGTGGTTATGTGTGTACAAGACTATGTGTTCTCTTAAAGGACACCTGGAACATAACTACTccatagttgttgttttttctgtccatCTGCAGAGCTGACAGGTAGAGATGGAATTGCGGCAGCTATGTGTGGGCTCCTGGGTTGtcaatgtttctgtgtttgatgtgTTAATTGGGACCTTCAAGCCGGCATTAGCAGCTGTGCAACAACTCATGACATTCCCCTTGGTTTCTCTGCATGCTTCCTTTAAAACCTGCTTTCACGTGCACTCTTGTTACTGCTTAAttaatgtttgtagtttttcttgCAATCGTCTGTGAACTCCCAGTTTCAGGCTTCAGTTCCATGCATTTATGAAATATTGgcaacataaaagtaaaaaaaaaaacaaacaaaaaaaaaaactttcaagaGTGTAATTGTTTGACTGGTGATTGTCTTGTCAGTTTCAGAAGATGAGGTTACAAGAGAAGCCAATGAGATGGGAGTCATAAGGGAGAAATATGTTGAAGATCTTCTTCAAGCtctaacaaaatgtgaagaaagagTGGGAGTAAAACGAAATGGGAAAGAGAAGtattcttttttcctctcttcggATCACAATCTTCTTTCGTATCAGAAGATCTGCAACAACATTTTGGTGAGAATGTTTTTCAgtatatgtttgttttcaaaacactCTACCAGAATTCATtaccattttttttacttgcaatGATGACTATTTAACATAATTAACTTCAACAAAAAAggcaagaaataaaatatctttatttacttttagaCATTTTACAAGACATTTCACCAGAAACAATAGTTGAATTCAGCTCAACCTTTATTAATGGAGAATGGACTATGTCCATTCAGCAGTCCTTGTTTgcagtttctgattttttttttgtttgtttgttttgaccgACCTAACAATACAAATCATATCATTAAAAGGTGACATACTTGCAAATTTGTGTTGGAGGAGACACAGTTAGTGTCTGAAGCTGTTCAAAGTGACAGTTTCAGACAAAGTGACCAAAGTGACTCACTGCTCACTTTGAACAACTTCAGAGAACAGCTTCAGAGTCTGTGCTCACACAGAGGAACAAACTGCATAAACAGTTACTTCCATAAGAACAACAAGGTCCATTACGTCCTCTGCCATGGATCACATCTCTGAAAAATAAGCATGAAGACTGGCAGTGCGAACACAGTCTTACTCATTAAGTTGATTGAAAAAATCCACTTCCCTCCACACTTAATGGCACCCcaggttaaaattaaaataaatacttcaacTTGTTTTGTGTTATCAGATTATAAGCTCAGTTTACAAATAAGGAATAgcatctgatttttaatttaagaaaatttatttgttattaaaaaagaaCGCTCGTTAACTGACAGGTCACCCAGCTGGTTTATATCCCGAAACGCTCCACTGCTGCCTGATTTGCTGGTACTGGTTTTGAATGCCATAACATTATGTCCTGTAATCACCATTCCCTGAGGATAAATGCCTCtaataacaaacaacaaaaatagaagggaagcatttttttttttcttttacggTGGGGACTGTTTTAAAGATAAGGTTTATTGCTTCCCAACATTATAGTGGAGTTATAAAGGTTTTGCTGCCCacaggaaactgaaaaaaaaagtcacaaactgTACTTTACAAATAACATCTGTCTTGCTATTAGTAGAAACATGAGACAGCTACCATTAAGAAAAAGTGGTAACGTACAATATATTCCAACAGTCACtgttaaattcagaaaatgttcaaaaagcaCAAGCTAACCCTGTTTCTAAGGCTCTGGAGGATTGCTCACTGCAACTGACACGTTTGATAAAGAACAGCTCCGGATTCTCCCTGATGATTTTCATGTCATTCTTCTAACTTAGGGGTGCTTTTGCCTTTAGGGAACAGGTCAGTAATAGTCTATGGGCGCTGCTCAAAAGAAGATGATCACAAAAAAGAGGGCCAGAAGGTTAGGAACACAGTACAGACCATAAAACCTTGATTTATGAACAGGGCTGTCCTGGCTTACACATTGGTTGATTAGTGACCTTTTCGTCCTCAGTTAATGTGATTGAGTGGCCTGTGAGGAGATTTTTCTCATATGGGTGGGGATGTGTTACATGATTAGCAAtagcaaagaaaatcaaaatgatctGAATTAGTCGTATCAAGATTTCAGTCATTATGATACGATGACTGAAAtcttaatataaaataaagtgtcGCTGCAGCAATAGCATGTCTTGGATTCACAGACTTTAGCTGTGTGGGCAGCACAATAAGAGAAACATATTGATGTCTgctttaaataaaggtttttaaaccATCTCAGACACAGTTCCACATTACAAAATCCTCTATACTTGAAGATTGTATTCATTCCAAAGCTGTACATAGAATTTGATGgtgaatattaaattaaagctgaCCTGACCTGATTAGTCAAATAAATgagactgaaataaattcagCCCTGCTGGGGTATagcatttttgtaatttgattttatgaCAGGGAATAATGGCTTTAAAATTAGTCATGATCTATGGCCTTAATTTAGAAGCTTGCTCCGCTGTTTCAGtgcaatgacagaaaaaaaaaatcaaggaatCAAAAGTGTGACTAA
This region includes:
- the tmem167a gene encoding protein kish-A, yielding MSAIFNFQSLLTVILLLICTCAYIRALAPSLLDKNKTGLLGIFWKCARIGKRKSPWVACCCVIMAFSILFLQ